One Streptomyces sp. RPA4-2 genomic window carries:
- a CDS encoding DHA2 family efflux MFS transporter permease subunit: MSTVNPPSPGGETKRVVFWAILTTSLASFMAGLDNLVIITALPTIREKLGGSLTDLEWTVNAYTLSFAVLMMFGAALGDRFGRRKVFSLGLLLFTAASAAAALAPGINELVAARAVQGVGAAIIMPLSVTLLTAAVPAEKRGAALGIWGAVNGLSIAAGPLVGGAIVEHLSWQWIFWLNVPIGLALAPLSFRKLAESRIAHSRLDAVGTALASLGLFGIVLGLIKGHGDGWTSPQVLGALIGGTAVMALFVVWENRTEHPMVPMRMFRNRAFTAINLAGALMSVGMFGAIFLMTQFLQNIQGYTAMQAGVRLLAWTAMPMVVAPIGGMVSDRIGGKPVVTLGLAMMTAGMVYWAFVLEPDVSYAAQLPSLMICGAGMALFYAPLMNLTMGSVAEHEQGIASGVTAATREVGAALGVALLASIFSANGGYASPRDFVDGLVPAMWVGAVAVALATFSMLLAPSRRRAAAPTRAPLAQAAPAGQHTPAGESTPAPQH, from the coding sequence ATGAGCACCGTCAACCCCCCATCCCCGGGCGGTGAAACCAAGAGGGTGGTCTTCTGGGCCATCCTCACCACCAGCCTCGCCTCGTTCATGGCGGGACTGGACAACCTCGTCATCATCACGGCGCTGCCCACCATCCGGGAGAAACTCGGCGGCAGCCTCACCGACCTGGAATGGACGGTCAACGCCTACACCCTGTCCTTCGCGGTCCTGATGATGTTCGGCGCCGCCCTCGGCGACCGCTTCGGCCGCCGCAAGGTCTTCAGCCTGGGCCTGCTGCTGTTCACCGCCGCCTCCGCGGCCGCCGCCCTCGCGCCCGGCATCAACGAACTCGTCGCCGCCCGCGCCGTCCAGGGCGTCGGCGCCGCCATCATCATGCCGCTGTCGGTGACCCTGCTGACCGCCGCCGTGCCCGCCGAGAAACGCGGCGCCGCCCTGGGCATCTGGGGCGCCGTCAACGGACTGTCCATCGCCGCCGGCCCACTGGTGGGCGGCGCCATCGTCGAGCACCTGTCCTGGCAGTGGATCTTCTGGCTGAACGTGCCGATCGGCCTGGCCCTGGCCCCGCTGTCCTTCCGCAAGCTCGCCGAGAGCCGCATCGCCCACTCCCGCCTCGACGCCGTCGGCACCGCCCTGGCCAGCCTCGGCCTGTTCGGCATCGTGCTGGGCCTCATCAAGGGCCACGGCGACGGCTGGACGTCCCCGCAGGTCCTGGGCGCACTGATCGGCGGCACCGCCGTGATGGCCCTGTTCGTCGTCTGGGAGAACCGCACCGAACACCCGATGGTGCCGATGCGCATGTTCCGCAACCGCGCCTTCACCGCGATCAACCTGGCCGGCGCCCTGATGTCGGTCGGCATGTTCGGCGCGATCTTCCTGATGACCCAGTTCCTCCAGAACATCCAGGGCTACACCGCCATGCAGGCCGGCGTCCGCCTGCTCGCCTGGACCGCCATGCCGATGGTCGTCGCCCCCATCGGCGGCATGGTCTCCGACCGCATCGGCGGCAAACCCGTGGTCACCCTCGGCCTCGCCATGATGACCGCCGGCATGGTCTATTGGGCCTTCGTCCTCGAACCGGACGTCTCCTACGCCGCCCAGCTGCCCTCCCTGATGATCTGCGGCGCCGGCATGGCCCTGTTCTACGCCCCGCTGATGAACCTCACCATGGGCTCGGTCGCCGAACACGAACAGGGCATCGCCTCCGGCGTCACCGCCGCCACCCGCGAGGTCGGCGCCGCCCTCGGCGTCGCCCTGCTCGCCTCCATCTTCAGCGCCAACGGCGGCTACGCCTCACCGCGCGACTTCGTCGACGGCCTCGTCCCCGCCATGTGGGTGGGCGCCGTCGCGGTGGCCCTGGCGACCTTCTCCATGCTGCTCGCCCCCTCCCGCCGCCGCGCCGCCGCGCCCACCCGCGCACCACTCGCGCAGGCCGCCCCGGCCGGGCAGCACACACCGGCGGGGGAGAGCACCCCGGCCCCGCAGCACTGA
- a CDS encoding glycosyltransferase yields MRILFASAGNFGHVYPLLPLAKAARAAGHEVVFATGEQLHPALRAAGLEPVTAGRSVPEAFMEAVRGSDSLEHDGADLGAQDVPPEVLADLHVKVFGSVLPRWVAADLAPVLAGRRPDLVVYEAMNPGAAFAARLAGVPAVAHGVGVMAMGPEEARIQEELLATAADLGVDVPYGQLLALASTYIDICPPSLQDPGFLAAPLPRIEQRPVAYGEPGELPAAVRDTDGPFVYLTLGTALGSVDVLRTVIDGLLPLQVPVLVATGPVVAVADLGELPERVVAVEWVAQPEALKRAALVVQHGGAGTTLAALAAALPQLILPQGADGPANGTAVRDAGAGEVIFAGDLSADAVTEQARRILGDESYRDAARKVAAEIAAMPGPAETAARLPQFTA; encoded by the coding sequence ATGAGAATCCTCTTTGCCAGCGCGGGCAACTTCGGGCACGTCTATCCCCTGCTTCCCTTGGCGAAGGCCGCGCGCGCCGCGGGCCACGAGGTGGTGTTCGCCACCGGCGAGCAGCTCCACCCGGCCCTGCGGGCCGCCGGCCTGGAGCCGGTGACGGCGGGCCGCTCGGTCCCCGAGGCGTTCATGGAAGCAGTGCGCGGTAGTGACTCCCTCGAGCACGACGGCGCCGACCTGGGCGCCCAGGATGTGCCGCCGGAGGTGCTGGCGGACCTGCATGTGAAGGTGTTCGGTTCGGTGCTGCCCCGCTGGGTGGCCGCCGACCTCGCCCCCGTCCTCGCCGGCCGGCGCCCCGACCTCGTCGTCTACGAGGCGATGAACCCGGGCGCCGCCTTCGCCGCCCGGCTGGCGGGCGTGCCCGCCGTCGCGCACGGCGTCGGGGTGATGGCGATGGGCCCCGAAGAGGCCCGGATCCAGGAGGAGTTGCTGGCCACCGCGGCCGACCTCGGCGTGGACGTGCCGTACGGCCAGCTGCTGGCACTGGCCTCCACGTACATCGACATCTGCCCGCCGTCCCTGCAGGACCCCGGCTTCCTGGCCGCCCCGCTGCCGCGCATCGAGCAGCGCCCCGTCGCCTACGGAGAGCCGGGCGAACTGCCCGCGGCCGTCCGCGACACGGACGGCCCGTTCGTCTACCTGACCCTGGGCACCGCACTGGGCTCGGTGGACGTGCTGCGCACGGTCATCGACGGGCTGCTGCCGCTCCAGGTGCCGGTCCTGGTGGCGACCGGCCCCGTGGTGGCCGTCGCCGACCTGGGCGAACTGCCCGAGCGCGTGGTGGCGGTGGAGTGGGTGGCCCAGCCCGAGGCGCTGAAGCGGGCGGCGCTGGTGGTGCAGCACGGCGGTGCGGGCACCACACTGGCCGCGCTGGCGGCCGCCCTGCCCCAGCTGATCCTGCCGCAGGGTGCCGACGGCCCCGCCAACGGCACCGCCGTGCGCGACGCGGGCGCCGGCGAAGTGATCTTCGCCGGGGACCTGTCGGCCGACGCGGTCACCGAACAGGCCCGCCGCATCCTGGGCGACGAGAGCTACCGGGACGCGGCCCGCAAGGTCGCCGCCGAGATCGCCGCGATGCCCGGCCCCGCCGAAACCGCCGCCCGCCTCCCGCAGTTCACCGCCTGA
- a CDS encoding MFS transporter, protein MTSDIRKLPAGFGRLWTAQTISSLGDGVTQAALPLIALTLTRDPMALAVVTAAGTLPWLLFGVLGGALVDRWDRRRTMWVTDAARAALLAIPAAAAALDGLSIPLLAAVAFLLGLGGLFFDTAATAYLPDLLRRDPALLERANSRLRGAQTAASGFAGPPAGSALLALGRAVPLLADAVSFALCALLVRTLPAMPRPVPEARESLLRQARAGASYVFRDRVLLGLALRPAVGNIAFLAVETVLALFAHDRLGIDTYGFGLLLTAEATGGLLGAGIASFLGRRLGTGTALTCTAAVEGLAILGLAAAPNPYVAGLALAVCGAGMGATMVLAPSLRQAIVPAHLMGRVASTSRMLAMCAAPVGAFLGGWLATAYDIRTPLCAAGVLLLAMTAVTASMTSNRRVEAALRAAARAGGPDHPAGKDPARESAPGLL, encoded by the coding sequence GTGACGTCGGACATCCGGAAGTTGCCGGCCGGGTTCGGACGGCTGTGGACCGCGCAGACGATCTCCTCGCTCGGTGACGGGGTGACGCAGGCCGCGCTGCCGCTGATCGCACTGACGTTGACGCGGGATCCGATGGCGCTCGCCGTCGTCACGGCCGCCGGAACCCTGCCGTGGCTGCTCTTCGGGGTGCTCGGCGGTGCGCTGGTGGACCGATGGGACCGCCGCCGCACGATGTGGGTCACCGACGCGGCGCGTGCGGCACTGCTCGCGATACCCGCGGCAGCGGCCGCGCTCGACGGGCTGAGCATTCCACTGCTCGCGGCCGTCGCCTTCCTCCTCGGCCTCGGCGGACTCTTCTTCGACACGGCCGCCACGGCCTACCTGCCGGATCTGCTCCGCCGCGACCCCGCGCTCCTGGAGCGCGCCAACTCCCGCCTGCGCGGCGCCCAGACCGCCGCGTCCGGCTTCGCCGGGCCGCCCGCGGGCAGTGCCCTGCTCGCGCTCGGGCGGGCGGTCCCCCTGCTCGCCGACGCGGTGTCGTTCGCGCTCTGCGCACTGCTCGTCCGTACGCTGCCCGCCATGCCCCGCCCCGTGCCGGAGGCCCGCGAATCACTGCTGCGGCAGGCACGGGCCGGGGCCTCGTACGTCTTCCGGGACCGGGTGCTGCTCGGGCTCGCGCTCCGCCCGGCGGTCGGGAACATCGCCTTCCTCGCCGTGGAGACCGTCCTCGCCCTCTTCGCGCACGACCGCCTCGGCATCGACACCTACGGCTTCGGCCTGCTCCTCACGGCGGAGGCCACCGGCGGCCTGCTCGGTGCGGGCATCGCCTCCTTCCTCGGCCGGCGGCTCGGCACCGGTACCGCACTGACCTGCACGGCCGCCGTCGAAGGGCTCGCCATCCTGGGCCTGGCCGCCGCCCCGAACCCGTACGTGGCCGGGCTGGCGCTCGCCGTCTGCGGGGCCGGCATGGGCGCCACGATGGTGCTCGCCCCCTCCCTCCGGCAGGCGATCGTCCCCGCCCACCTGATGGGCCGGGTCGCCTCCACCTCCCGCATGCTCGCCATGTGCGCCGCCCCCGTCGGGGCCTTCCTCGGCGGCTGGCTGGCCACCGCCTACGACATCCGCACCCCGCTCTGCGCCGCCGGCGTCCTCCTCCTCGCGATGACGGCCGTCACGGCATCCATGACCAGCAACCGCCGGGTCGAGGCGGCGCTGCGGGCCGCCGCCCGGGCCGGCGGTCCAGATCACCCGGCGGGCAAGGATCCCGCCCGGGAGAGTGCGCCCGGCCTGTTGTGA
- a CDS encoding transcriptional regulator, whose amino-acid sequence MPTDDLPETFHVTTDEQLRAVSSLTRHRIMAVLRFEPATITQIAARVGLAKGSSSYHVRLLERAGLVKVVRTRKVRGVTERYYAMAARSIALPDPGEGGPDVLMRHAVADLEAAPADTERHVRMAHLRLTDEQFAQLGARLQALADEYRELSDPSLPDASLVFALFHPASREQAEGGAK is encoded by the coding sequence ATGCCTACCGACGATCTCCCCGAGACGTTCCACGTCACCACTGACGAACAGCTGCGCGCCGTCTCCAGCCTCACGCGCCACCGGATCATGGCCGTGCTCCGCTTCGAGCCCGCGACGATCACGCAGATCGCCGCGCGAGTGGGTCTCGCGAAGGGGAGTTCCAGCTACCACGTACGGCTGCTGGAGCGGGCCGGCCTGGTGAAGGTGGTACGGACGCGGAAGGTCCGGGGGGTCACCGAGCGGTACTACGCGATGGCCGCGCGGTCGATCGCGCTGCCGGATCCCGGCGAGGGAGGGCCGGATGTGCTGATGCGGCACGCGGTGGCGGACCTGGAGGCAGCGCCGGCGGATACCGAGCGGCATGTGCGGATGGCGCACCTGCGGCTCACCGACGAGCAGTTCGCACAGCTGGGGGCGCGGCTGCAGGCACTGGCGGACGAGTACCGGGAGCTGTCCGATCCGTCGCTGCCGGACGCGTCACTCGTCTTCGCACTGTTCCACCCGGCATCGCGCGAGCAGGCCGAGGGGGGCGCCAAGTGA
- a CDS encoding NDP-hexose 2,3-dehydratase family protein, with protein sequence MTITQAVPPGALTGLGRRFTLSAQTLDSPVTPNPVFREWFAEQRRTNRYEVRRIPFRELVGWRFQGATGNLVHDSGRFFSVEGLHVRTEWNGHAESWSQPIINQPEIGILGIVVKEFDGVLHCLMQAKMEPGNIETVQLSPTVQATRSNYTGVHRGAPVNHIEYFAPPRTASRVLFDSLQSEQGSWFLRKRNRNMVVEALGPVPEHEDFVWLTLGQIHQLLHESNVVNMDARTVLSLIPSFSDEGPPLHSMEHLLNRLTEIKAHRELVQTSMPLSAVRRWRRTEDGISHDSGHHFTVIAASVAAANREVTRWTQPLLAPAEQGLSAFLVRRIGGVPHLLAHARSEAGVLDVAELGPTVQCQPGRALTLPAPRQPRFLDLVLRAEAGSLLYDTVQSEEGGRFHHAGNRYVLMEVGGDFPVDVPEDFLWVTVDQMSALLRHSNYLNIEARTLLTGLRAAWARGGAYAR encoded by the coding sequence ATGACCATCACCCAAGCGGTGCCCCCGGGCGCCCTCACCGGCCTCGGGCGGCGCTTCACGCTGTCGGCCCAGACCCTGGACAGCCCGGTGACACCCAACCCGGTCTTCCGCGAATGGTTCGCCGAACAGCGCCGCACCAACCGCTACGAGGTGCGCCGCATCCCCTTCCGCGAGCTGGTCGGCTGGCGCTTCCAGGGCGCCACCGGGAACCTGGTGCACGACAGCGGCCGGTTCTTCTCCGTCGAGGGCCTGCACGTGCGCACCGAGTGGAACGGACACGCCGAGTCCTGGTCGCAGCCGATCATCAACCAGCCGGAGATCGGCATCCTGGGCATCGTCGTCAAGGAGTTCGACGGCGTCCTGCACTGCCTGATGCAGGCCAAGATGGAACCCGGCAACATCGAGACCGTCCAGCTGTCCCCCACCGTGCAGGCCACCCGCAGCAACTACACCGGGGTGCACCGGGGCGCCCCCGTGAACCACATCGAGTACTTCGCGCCGCCGCGGACCGCCTCGCGGGTGCTGTTCGACTCCCTGCAGTCCGAACAGGGCTCCTGGTTCCTGCGCAAACGCAACCGGAACATGGTGGTGGAGGCGCTCGGCCCCGTCCCCGAGCACGAGGACTTCGTGTGGCTGACGCTCGGCCAGATCCACCAGCTGCTGCACGAGTCGAACGTGGTCAACATGGACGCCCGTACCGTGCTGTCGCTGATCCCGTCCTTCTCCGACGAGGGGCCGCCGCTGCACTCCATGGAGCACCTCCTCAACCGGCTCACCGAGATCAAGGCGCACCGGGAGCTGGTGCAGACCAGCATGCCGCTGTCGGCCGTACGGCGCTGGCGGCGCACCGAGGACGGGATCTCCCACGACAGCGGCCACCACTTCACCGTCATCGCCGCGTCCGTGGCCGCCGCCAACCGCGAGGTCACCCGCTGGACCCAGCCGCTGCTCGCGCCGGCCGAACAGGGCCTGTCCGCGTTCCTGGTGCGCCGCATCGGCGGCGTGCCGCACCTGCTGGCGCACGCCCGCTCCGAGGCGGGTGTGCTGGACGTGGCGGAGCTCGGCCCCACCGTGCAGTGCCAGCCGGGCCGCGCGCTGACGCTGCCCGCACCGCGGCAGCCGCGGTTCCTGGACCTGGTCCTGCGGGCCGAGGCGGGCTCGCTGCTGTACGACACCGTGCAGTCCGAGGAGGGCGGGCGTTTCCACCACGCGGGCAACCGCTACGTCCTGATGGAGGTGGGCGGCGACTTCCCCGTCGACGTGCCCGAGGACTTCCTGTGGGTGACGGTGGACCAGATGTCCGCGCTGCTGCGGCACAGCAACTACCTGAACATCGAGGCCCGTACGCTGCTGACCGGGCTGCGCGCGGCCTGGGCGCGCGGCGGGGCGTACGCCCGGTGA
- a CDS encoding ester cyclase: MADNHRELVQRFVDMINSHDVSTMSAHTAPGHIDHNPVVEDGIEANTAFWEQIFAAFPDVKVVTHDLVVEGDRIAGRFEYSGTHQGTFFGVEATGRPLSFQSIDFWRVEDGLLAEHWDQLDMAGLFRQLGVDIHAGQDA; this comes from the coding sequence ATGGCAGACAACCACCGTGAACTCGTCCAGCGCTTCGTCGACATGATCAACAGTCATGACGTGAGCACCATGAGCGCGCACACCGCGCCCGGGCACATCGACCACAACCCGGTCGTCGAGGACGGCATCGAGGCCAACACGGCGTTCTGGGAGCAGATCTTCGCCGCGTTCCCCGACGTCAAGGTCGTCACCCACGACCTGGTCGTGGAGGGGGACCGGATCGCCGGCCGCTTCGAGTACTCCGGCACCCACCAGGGCACGTTCTTCGGCGTCGAGGCCACCGGGCGTCCGCTCAGCTTCCAGTCGATCGACTTCTGGCGGGTCGAGGACGGGCTGCTGGCCGAGCACTGGGACCAGCTGGACATGGCCGGGCTCTTCCGCCAGCTCGGCGTCGACATCCACGCCGGCCAGGACGCGTAA
- the rfbB gene encoding dTDP-glucose 4,6-dehydratase — translation MTTTRILVTGGAGFIGSHYVRTLLGPAGPGDVHVTVLDKLTYAGNPANLDPVRGHPGFRFVHGDIRDTRLVAELVAGHEQIVHFAAESHVDRSILGAAEFITTNVLGTQTLLDAALRRPGGRARFLHVSTDEVYGSVAEGSWPESDPLRPNSPYAASKASSDLVALSYHRTHGLDVRVTRCSNNYGHHHFPEKVIPLFVTNLLDGHRVPLYGEGLNVRDWLHIDDHVQALELVRTGGRPGEVYNIGGGTELSNKELTTLLLDLAGAGWDSVEHVPDRLGHDLRYSVDCGKISRELGYRPRKDFTQGLAETFAWYRDNRSWWEPLKHKAAL, via the coding sequence ATGACCACCACACGCATCCTCGTCACCGGCGGCGCGGGGTTCATCGGATCGCACTACGTGCGCACCCTGCTCGGCCCGGCCGGCCCCGGCGACGTCCACGTCACCGTCCTCGACAAGCTCACCTACGCCGGCAACCCCGCCAACCTCGACCCGGTCCGCGGCCACCCCGGCTTCCGCTTCGTCCACGGCGACATCCGCGACACCCGCCTGGTGGCCGAACTCGTCGCCGGACACGAGCAGATCGTGCACTTCGCCGCCGAGTCCCACGTCGACCGCTCCATCCTCGGCGCCGCCGAGTTCATCACCACCAACGTGCTGGGCACCCAGACCCTGCTGGACGCGGCGCTGCGCCGGCCCGGCGGCCGGGCCCGCTTCCTGCACGTGTCCACCGACGAGGTCTACGGCTCCGTGGCCGAGGGATCCTGGCCGGAGAGCGACCCGCTGCGGCCCAACTCCCCCTACGCCGCCTCCAAGGCCTCCTCCGACCTGGTGGCCCTGTCCTACCACCGCACCCACGGCCTGGACGTACGGGTGACGCGCTGCTCCAACAACTACGGCCACCACCACTTCCCCGAGAAGGTCATCCCGCTGTTCGTCACCAACCTCCTCGACGGACACCGCGTCCCGCTGTACGGGGAGGGGCTGAACGTACGGGACTGGCTGCACATCGACGACCATGTGCAGGCCCTGGAACTGGTGCGCACCGGCGGCCGGCCGGGCGAGGTGTACAACATCGGCGGCGGCACCGAACTGAGCAACAAGGAACTGACCACACTGCTGCTGGACCTGGCCGGGGCGGGCTGGGACAGCGTCGAGCACGTGCCCGACCGGCTGGGACACGACCTGCGCTACTCGGTCGACTGCGGCAAGATCTCCCGCGAGCTGGGCTACCGGCCCCGCAAGGACTTCACCCAGGGCCTGGCGGAGACCTTCGCGTGGTACCGCGACAACCGTTCCTGGTGGGAACCCCTCAAGCACAAGGCCGCCCTGTGA
- a CDS encoding Gfo/Idh/MocA family protein: protein MLRVGVLGCADIAGRRMLPSMARQPLVEVSAVASRSLDRARAFTDRFGGTPVAGYARLLERADVDAVYVPLPPELHAQWTLRALEAGKHVLCEKPFALRQADADKAVALARERGLLLMESFMFLHHSQHAHVRRLLDDGLIGELQLFGSEFGIPLRPDSDGAARRASTLPEVAAYPLRAAQLFLGPGLRVAGAQVRPAGPHGPAPAGGALLTAPSGAAAQLAYGVEHAYRSGYDLWGSEGRLRLERAFSTPDEHVPVLHVERGGAVQEIRLAPDTHFTNIAGVFARAVLDGEDFTPHTEAVLAHARLVDEVEQAAATRPPAL, encoded by the coding sequence GTGCTGCGGGTCGGCGTGCTGGGCTGCGCGGACATCGCCGGGCGGCGCATGCTGCCCTCGATGGCCCGTCAGCCGCTCGTCGAGGTCAGCGCCGTGGCCAGCCGCAGCCTCGACAGGGCGCGGGCGTTCACCGACCGGTTCGGCGGCACGCCGGTGGCCGGCTACGCGCGGCTGCTGGAGCGTGCGGACGTGGACGCGGTGTACGTGCCGCTGCCGCCCGAGCTGCACGCGCAGTGGACACTGCGGGCGCTGGAGGCCGGCAAGCACGTGCTGTGCGAGAAGCCGTTCGCGCTGCGGCAGGCCGACGCGGACAAGGCGGTCGCTCTCGCCCGCGAGCGCGGCCTGCTGCTGATGGAGAGCTTCATGTTCCTGCACCACTCCCAGCACGCACACGTCCGCCGGCTCCTGGACGACGGGCTGATCGGCGAACTGCAGCTGTTCGGCTCCGAGTTCGGCATCCCGCTGCGCCCCGACAGTGACGGCGCCGCGCGGCGCGCCAGCACCCTGCCCGAGGTCGCCGCCTACCCGCTGCGCGCCGCCCAGCTCTTCCTCGGCCCCGGCCTGCGGGTGGCCGGCGCCCAGGTGCGCCCGGCCGGCCCGCACGGGCCCGCTCCCGCGGGCGGCGCGCTGCTGACGGCCCCGTCCGGGGCGGCCGCCCAGCTCGCCTACGGTGTCGAGCACGCCTACCGCAGCGGCTACGACCTGTGGGGCAGCGAGGGGCGGCTGCGGCTGGAACGCGCCTTCAGCACCCCCGACGAGCACGTCCCCGTACTGCACGTCGAACGCGGCGGCGCCGTCCAGGAGATCCGGCTCGCGCCGGACACCCACTTCACCAACATCGCGGGCGTCTTCGCCCGCGCCGTCCTCGACGGCGAGGACTTCACCCCGCACACCGAGGCCGTGCTGGCCCACGCCCGGCTCGTGGACGAGGTGGAACAGGCCGCCGCCACCCGGCCGCCCGCCCTCTGA
- a CDS encoding dTDP-4-dehydrorhamnose 3,5-epimerase family protein produces the protein MAIEEMKVRDAFRITPSQLPDNRGRFFEAWRLGELTGSSGQPFTVRQVNFSVSHRNTLRGIHGTTLPPGQAKLVTCVRGAALDVVVDLRVGSPTFGMFDTTLQEAGSGIGVYLADGLGHAFLALTDDTCMNYLCSEEYVPGTMVDIQALDPAIGIPWPTTTGLIRSEKDATAPSLSEAVARGLLPTYEEALTSYGPSWQLPHPQHLGR, from the coding sequence ATGGCCATTGAGGAGATGAAGGTCCGCGACGCCTTCCGGATCACGCCGTCGCAACTCCCGGACAACCGGGGCCGGTTCTTCGAGGCCTGGCGCCTGGGCGAGCTGACCGGAAGCAGCGGCCAGCCGTTCACCGTCCGCCAGGTCAACTTCTCGGTCTCCCACCGCAACACCCTGCGCGGCATCCACGGCACCACCCTGCCGCCCGGCCAGGCGAAACTGGTGACCTGCGTACGCGGCGCCGCTCTGGACGTGGTGGTCGACCTGCGCGTCGGCTCCCCGACGTTCGGCATGTTCGACACCACCCTGCAGGAGGCCGGCTCCGGCATCGGCGTCTACCTCGCCGACGGCCTGGGCCACGCCTTCCTCGCCCTGACCGACGACACCTGCATGAACTACCTGTGCTCCGAGGAGTACGTCCCCGGCACCATGGTCGACATCCAGGCCCTCGACCCGGCCATCGGCATCCCCTGGCCCACCACCACAGGCCTGATCCGCTCCGAGAAGGACGCCACCGCCCCGAGCCTGTCCGAGGCCGTCGCACGCGGCCTGCTGCCCACCTACGAGGAGGCACTCACCTCCTACGGCCCCTCCTGGCAGCTCCCGCACCCCCAGCACCTCGGCCGCTGA
- a CDS encoding glucose-1-phosphate thymidylyltransferase, with product MKALVLSGGAGTRLRPLTHTSAKQLVPVANKPVLFYGLEAIADAGITEVGIIVGDTADEIMQAVGDGSKFGIAVTYIPQSAPLGLAHAVLIAREFLADDDFVMYLGDNFIVGGISDLVDAFRAQRPAAQILLTQVSDPQQFGVAEFGPGGRIVGLEEKPEHPKSDLALVGVYLFTDAVHEAVRAIKPSWRGELEITHALQWLIDQDRDVRSTTISGYWKDTGNVGDMLEVNRSVLEHAEPRIEGDVDAASEIIGRVRIDEGARVTGSRIVGPAVIGAGSVITGSYVGPFTSIAADCRITDSEIEFSIVLDGSSVRGARRVEASIIGRNVEVTPAPRIPAAHRLILGDHSKVQISS from the coding sequence ATGAAGGCTCTCGTACTCTCCGGCGGGGCCGGAACCCGCCTGCGCCCCCTCACCCACACATCCGCCAAGCAGCTGGTGCCCGTGGCCAACAAGCCGGTTCTCTTCTACGGCCTGGAAGCGATCGCGGACGCGGGCATCACCGAGGTCGGGATCATCGTCGGGGACACCGCCGACGAGATCATGCAAGCCGTCGGCGACGGCTCCAAGTTCGGGATCGCCGTCACCTACATCCCCCAGTCCGCTCCCCTGGGACTGGCCCACGCCGTCCTCATCGCCCGCGAGTTCCTCGCCGACGACGACTTCGTCATGTACCTCGGCGACAACTTCATCGTGGGCGGCATCTCGGACCTGGTCGACGCCTTCCGCGCGCAGCGGCCCGCCGCCCAGATCCTGCTCACCCAGGTCTCCGACCCGCAGCAGTTCGGGGTCGCCGAATTCGGCCCCGGCGGACGGATCGTGGGCCTGGAGGAGAAACCGGAGCACCCCAAGAGCGACCTCGCGCTGGTCGGCGTCTACCTGTTCACCGACGCCGTGCACGAGGCCGTCCGCGCCATCAAGCCGTCCTGGCGCGGCGAACTGGAGATCACCCACGCCCTGCAGTGGCTGATCGACCAGGACCGCGACGTCCGCTCCACGACGATCTCCGGGTACTGGAAGGACACCGGCAACGTCGGCGACATGCTGGAGGTCAACCGCTCCGTCCTGGAGCACGCCGAACCCCGTATCGAGGGCGACGTCGACGCCGCCAGCGAGATCATCGGCCGGGTGCGGATCGACGAGGGCGCCCGCGTCACCGGCTCACGCATCGTGGGCCCCGCCGTCATCGGCGCCGGCAGCGTGATCACCGGCTCCTACGTCGGCCCGTTCACCTCCATCGCCGCCGACTGCCGCATCACCGACAGCGAGATCGAGTTCTCCATCGTCCTGGACGGCTCCTCGGTGCGCGGCGCCCGCCGCGTGGAGGCCTCCATCATCGGACGCAACGTGGAGGTGACCCCCGCCCCGCGGATCCCCGCCGCCCACCGGCTCATCCTCGGCGACCACAGCAAGGTGCAGATATCGTCATGA